A window of the Coprobacter fastidiosus genome harbors these coding sequences:
- a CDS encoding sodium ion-translocating decarboxylase subunit beta produces MGGEFLAFLSENIQEFFTYTGFANFEMGNLIMILCGILFIYLAIAKEFEPMLLIPIGFGILIGNIPFKDAGLQVGIYEEGSVLNILYQGVVQGWYPPLIFLGIGAMTDFSALISNPKLMLIGAAAQFGIFGAYAIALMMGFEPNQAGAIGIIGGADGPTAIFLSSKLAPNLMGAIAISAYSYMALVPVIQPPIMRLLTTKKERLIRMKPPRVVSQTEKIIFPIAGLLLTCFLVPSGLPLLGMLFFGNLLKESGVTRRLAETARGPLIDVITILLGVTVGASTQASQFLTMDSVKIFALGALSFVIATAAGILFVKFFNLFLKKGNKINPLIGNSGVSAVPDSARISQVVGLEYDPTNYLLMHAMGPNVAGVIGSAVAAGILLGFLA; encoded by the coding sequence ATGGGTGGGGAATTTTTAGCATTCTTAAGTGAGAATATTCAGGAGTTTTTCACTTATACCGGGTTTGCCAATTTTGAGATGGGAAACCTGATAATGATTCTTTGCGGTATCCTTTTTATTTATCTGGCTATTGCAAAAGAGTTTGAACCGATGTTGCTTATTCCTATCGGTTTCGGTATTTTGATCGGAAATATTCCTTTTAAAGATGCCGGATTGCAGGTGGGGATTTATGAAGAAGGCTCGGTGTTGAATATCCTTTATCAAGGTGTGGTGCAGGGATGGTATCCTCCTTTGATCTTTTTGGGAATCGGTGCAATGACCGACTTTTCGGCTTTGATATCGAATCCTAAACTTATGCTTATAGGAGCTGCTGCTCAATTCGGTATTTTCGGAGCTTATGCAATTGCGTTGATGATGGGGTTTGAGCCCAATCAGGCAGGGGCGATCGGTATTATCGGCGGGGCTGACGGACCTACTGCAATTTTCTTGTCTTCGAAACTTGCTCCTAACCTTATGGGTGCTATCGCTATTTCAGCCTATTCCTATATGGCATTAGTCCCGGTGATACAGCCTCCTATTATGCGTTTGCTGACGACTAAAAAGGAAAGGCTTATCCGGATGAAACCTCCTCGTGTCGTATCTCAGACGGAGAAGATAATTTTCCCTATTGCAGGTTTGCTGTTGACTTGTTTCTTAGTGCCTTCGGGCCTTCCTTTGTTGGGAATGCTATTCTTCGGAAATTTATTGAAAGAGAGTGGAGTAACTCGTCGTCTTGCCGAAACAGCACGTGGACCGCTAATCGATGTCATTACGATTTTGCTGGGTGTTACGGTAGGTGCTTCGACTCAGGCATCGCAGTTCTTGACGATGGACTCTGTGAAAATATTCGCTTTAGGTGCTTTGTCATTTGTAATTGCTACGGCTGCCGGAATTTTATTTGTTAAGTTTTTTAATCTGTTTTTGAAAAAAGGAAATAAGATCAATCCGTTGATCGGAAATTCCGGAGTATCGGCTGTGCCCGATTCGGCACGTATATCTCAGGTAGTAGGGTTGGAATATGATCCGACTAACTATTTGTTGATGCATGCTATGGGACCTAATGTTGCGGGAGTTATAGGTTCTGCTGTTGCAGCCGGTATTTTGTTGGGATTCCTTGCATAA
- a CDS encoding lipopolysaccharide biosynthesis protein, whose translation MKGNTQNRIDKFLKDIGIYAIGNLGSKLITFMLVPLYTHYITNTDEFGYYDICLTVIFLFIPFVTLQLRDGAFRFLLDCNTKRDKAQIVSFVYRTLITSISISATIALIISFFIKVEYLWYSLLLLCVMSFYEVITQVTRGLGYTKVFVTTGIISSFCIGIFSILFVVLLNMGITGIFLANILARIVALIYIEMRIKIIANYFHFNIKNRALKRDILKYSLPLLPGVICWWLTGSSDRFFIEHYLGLSYNGIYAVALRFTSILQTLVTIFYQAWQETAIRQYESKDRNKFFSDMFNGYIYILSIILLLYSFGLKLNYFWLIDKSYQESVNYIYLMGVSTMLFAIAAFLDMGYQCARDTARTLPAIILASIVNVVMNYFMVQKFGIYGVITTSIVTYGVLLAYRLHDMRRYFKLKLYRLTWIPIFITVISSIAFHICNIWWQDIIYVTIMLSLLIIAIPKKLLNKISQKLHHFT comes from the coding sequence TTGAAAGGCAATACCCAAAACCGGATAGATAAATTCTTAAAGGATATAGGCATTTATGCGATAGGCAATTTAGGATCAAAGCTGATCACATTTATGCTTGTGCCGCTATATACACACTATATTACGAATACAGATGAATTCGGATATTATGATATTTGCCTTACCGTAATCTTTCTTTTTATCCCGTTCGTGACATTGCAATTAAGGGACGGCGCTTTCCGATTCCTTCTTGATTGCAATACAAAAAGAGACAAAGCTCAAATAGTATCCTTCGTATATCGCACGCTAATCACATCCATATCGATCTCCGCAACAATAGCCTTAATTATTTCATTTTTCATAAAAGTCGAATATTTATGGTATTCTTTATTATTACTATGTGTAATGTCCTTTTATGAGGTAATTACGCAAGTGACACGAGGATTAGGATACACAAAAGTTTTTGTTACTACCGGAATTATTTCATCCTTTTGCATAGGAATTTTCAGTATCCTATTTGTCGTATTACTAAATATGGGAATCACAGGAATATTTCTCGCCAATATTCTTGCACGTATAGTAGCCCTTATTTATATAGAGATGAGAATAAAGATTATAGCAAACTATTTTCATTTTAACATAAAAAACCGTGCGTTGAAACGTGATATACTGAAATATTCTCTTCCGTTATTACCCGGAGTGATATGCTGGTGGCTTACCGGAAGCAGCGACCGTTTTTTTATCGAACACTATTTAGGATTAAGTTATAACGGAATATATGCAGTAGCACTGCGTTTCACGTCTATATTGCAAACTTTAGTAACAATTTTCTATCAAGCATGGCAAGAAACCGCTATCCGTCAATATGAAAGCAAAGATCGGAATAAATTCTTTTCCGACATGTTCAATGGCTATATATATATACTTTCGATCATCTTACTACTTTACTCATTTGGTCTTAAACTAAACTATTTCTGGCTTATCGACAAAAGTTATCAAGAGAGTGTGAACTACATATATCTCATGGGGGTTTCAACCATGCTTTTCGCAATAGCGGCATTTCTTGATATGGGCTACCAATGTGCACGTGATACAGCACGCACACTACCTGCTATCATATTAGCGTCAATTGTAAATGTTGTTATGAATTACTTCATGGTACAAAAATTCGGCATATATGGAGTAATAACAACATCGATAGTAACATACGGAGTACTTTTAGCATATCGTCTTCACGACATGAGACGCTACTTTAAGCTAAAATTATATCGACTGACATGGATTCCGATTTTCATAACCGTAATAAGCTCAATTGCTTTCCATATATGCAATATATGGTGGCAAGATATTATTTATGTTACAATCATGTTATCTCTATTAATTATAGCTATTCCTAAAAAACTTCTAAACAAAATATCTCAGAAACTACACCACTTCACATAA
- a CDS encoding ABC transporter ATP-binding protein, with the protein MIEIKNVTKSFDGKTILHDISATFHTGKTNLIIGQSGSGKTVLMKSIVGLLRPESGQILYDGKDLLQISGAQIKALRSEIGMLFQGSALFDSLTVIENVMFPLKMFTRKSLAERIKRAEFCLDRVNLKGANNLFPSEISGGMQKRVAIARAIALNPKYLFCDEPNSGLDPRTSILIDELVRDITREYNITTIINTHDMNSVMGIGENIVFLDKGHKEWVGNNEEIFTSDNKALNDFVFASNLFKMVKKYVIKEHLSDSLKE; encoded by the coding sequence ATGATAGAAATTAAAAATGTTACAAAATCGTTTGACGGAAAAACTATCTTGCATGACATTTCTGCGACCTTTCACACCGGAAAAACGAATCTGATCATCGGCCAAAGCGGATCGGGGAAAACCGTATTGATGAAATCGATTGTCGGATTATTACGCCCAGAATCAGGACAAATACTATATGACGGCAAAGATTTATTACAAATATCCGGGGCACAAATTAAGGCCTTACGCTCCGAAATCGGAATGTTGTTTCAGGGATCGGCACTATTCGATTCTCTGACCGTAATAGAAAATGTCATGTTTCCGTTAAAGATGTTTACCCGCAAGTCTTTGGCCGAACGAATAAAGCGTGCAGAATTTTGCCTGGATAGAGTAAACCTGAAAGGTGCAAACAACCTCTTTCCTTCTGAAATAAGCGGAGGGATGCAAAAACGTGTCGCAATTGCACGTGCGATTGCCTTAAACCCTAAATACTTATTTTGCGACGAGCCTAATTCCGGATTAGATCCCCGGACTTCGATACTCATTGATGAACTGGTCAGAGACATCACCCGCGAATATAACATTACAACAATTATTAATACACACGATATGAATTCGGTTATGGGTATCGGAGAAAATATCGTATTCCTGGATAAAGGACACAAAGAATGGGTCGGAAATAATGAAGAAATTTTTACTTCGGACAATAAAGCGTTAAATGATTTTGTTTTTGCGTCCAACCTTTTCAAAATGGTCAAAAAATATGTCATAAAAGAACACCTGTCCGATTCTCTGAAAGAATAG
- a CDS encoding pentapeptide repeat-containing protein, protein MESYIFGQLISGINFNETPLCNEYEQCIFKNCIFHNCDLSHKIFRECKFESCDLSLSKMNNTTLSEIDFLGCKILGVQFNECRRFLLSFRFENCSLRLSVFYNLKLKEACFNKCDLQEADFTETDLTNASFQECNLYRAIFDHANLEKADFRTSNYYSINPETNRLKGARFSLNGLPGLLERYGIIIE, encoded by the coding sequence ATGGAGTCATATATCTTTGGTCAACTGATTTCCGGAATCAACTTTAATGAAACTCCTCTCTGCAACGAATATGAACAATGCATTTTTAAGAATTGCATATTTCATAATTGTGACCTATCCCATAAAATTTTCAGAGAATGCAAATTCGAAAGCTGCGACCTCAGCTTATCCAAAATGAACAATACGACTTTAAGCGAAATAGACTTTCTCGGATGTAAGATTCTGGGAGTTCAATTCAATGAGTGCCGTCGTTTTCTCCTTTCGTTCAGATTCGAAAACTGTTCATTGCGACTATCTGTTTTTTATAATCTCAAGTTAAAAGAAGCTTGTTTCAATAAATGTGATCTGCAAGAAGCCGATTTCACCGAAACAGATTTAACCAACGCATCTTTTCAGGAGTGCAACTTATACAGGGCAATATTCGATCACGCAAATTTGGAGAAAGCCGACTTCCGCACATCAAATTACTATTCCATCAATCCAGAAACAAACCGATTAAAAGGCGCTCGTTTTTCCCTCAACGGACTTCCAGGATTATTAGAGCGATACGGAATTATAATCGAATAA
- a CDS encoding MFS transporter: MSRLQENAAKMTNYRWAICAMLFFATTVNYLDRQVLSLTWDEFIKPEFHWDESHYGTITSVFSIVYAICMLFAGRFIDWMGTKKGYLWSIGVWSAGACLHAVCGIITESYVGLHSAAELMSATGDVAVIIATISMYCFLAARCVLALGEAGNFPAAIKVTAEYFPKKDRAYATSIFNAGASIGALIAPLSIPVLAKIWGWEMSFIIIGALGFVWMGFWVFMYSAPSKNKFVNKAELEYIEQDKDQDVTPVEELKEARKMSFLECFSYKQTWAFAFGKFMTDGVWWFFLFWTPSYLNTQFGIKTSEGLGMALIFTLYAITMLSIYGGKLPTIFINKTGMNPYAARMKAMLIFAFFPLLVLLAQPLGTISPWFPVIMIGIGGAAHQSWSANIFSTIGDMFPKSAIATITGIGGMAGGVGSMILQKCAGDLFVYADEVQMEFMGFIGKPAGYFIIFCICAVAYLIGWIVMKTLVPKYKPIEL, from the coding sequence ATGAGTAGATTACAAGAAAATGCCGCGAAAATGACAAATTACAGGTGGGCGATCTGCGCCATGTTATTTTTCGCAACAACTGTCAATTATCTCGACAGACAAGTATTATCACTAACGTGGGATGAGTTCATAAAACCCGAATTCCATTGGGATGAATCACACTACGGAACTATTACATCCGTATTTTCAATCGTATATGCGATATGCATGTTATTCGCAGGTCGATTTATCGATTGGATGGGAACAAAAAAAGGATATTTATGGTCTATCGGTGTATGGTCGGCCGGAGCATGTCTACACGCTGTATGCGGTATCATCACCGAATCATACGTTGGATTGCATAGTGCCGCCGAGCTAATGAGCGCAACGGGAGATGTTGCGGTTATTATTGCAACGATAAGCATGTATTGCTTCCTTGCCGCCAGATGCGTACTGGCATTAGGTGAAGCCGGGAACTTCCCTGCAGCGATTAAAGTAACAGCAGAATATTTCCCTAAAAAAGACCGTGCTTATGCAACATCTATTTTTAATGCTGGTGCTTCGATCGGAGCATTGATCGCACCGCTAAGCATTCCCGTATTGGCGAAAATATGGGGATGGGAAATGTCTTTTATTATCATCGGTGCTCTCGGATTCGTATGGATGGGATTCTGGGTATTCATGTACAGCGCTCCTTCTAAAAACAAATTTGTAAACAAAGCAGAATTAGAATATATCGAACAGGATAAAGACCAAGATGTAACTCCTGTCGAAGAACTTAAAGAAGCCCGTAAAATGAGCTTTTTGGAATGTTTCTCTTATAAACAGACATGGGCTTTTGCTTTCGGAAAATTCATGACAGACGGCGTTTGGTGGTTTTTCCTTTTCTGGACACCATCTTATTTAAACACTCAGTTCGGAATTAAAACATCCGAAGGATTAGGGATGGCCTTGATTTTTACACTTTACGCCATCACGATGTTATCTATTTACGGTGGTAAATTACCGACCATATTTATCAATAAAACCGGAATGAATCCTTACGCTGCCCGTATGAAAGCTATGCTCATTTTTGCATTTTTCCCATTACTCGTACTATTAGCACAGCCCTTAGGTACAATTTCTCCTTGGTTTCCTGTAATTATGATCGGGATCGGAGGTGCAGCACACCAATCATGGTCTGCCAATATTTTTTCCACCATAGGCGATATGTTCCCTAAAAGTGCAATTGCTACTATCACCGGTATCGGCGGTATGGCAGGAGGTGTAGGATCTATGATCTTACAGAAATGTGCGGGAGACCTATTTGTATATGCAGACGAAGTACAAATGGAATTCATGGGATTTATAGGTAAACCGGCAGGGTATTTCATTATTTTCTGCATCTGCGCCGTAGCATATTTGATCGGATGGATCGTTATGAAAACTCTCGTACCGAAATACAAACCGATTGAATTATAA
- a CDS encoding bifunctional 4-hydroxy-2-oxoglutarate aldolase/2-dehydro-3-deoxy-phosphogluconate aldolase, producing the protein MARFSKIEVLNAMASTGMVPVFYNKDVEIAKSVVKACYEGGVRAFEFTNRGDFAQDVFAELVKFAAKECPEMILGIGSIVDPGTASLYIQLGANFVVGPLFNPEIAKVCNRRLIPYTPGCGSVSEIGFAQEVGCDLCKVFPAGNVGGPSFVKNVKAPMPWSMLMVTGAVEPTEENLSAWVRAGVTCVGMGSNLFPADIIKAKDWAAITNKCKEALAIIKKYR; encoded by the coding sequence ATGGCAAGATTTTCAAAAATAGAGGTACTCAACGCTATGGCCTCTACAGGTATGGTTCCTGTATTCTATAATAAAGACGTTGAGATTGCAAAAAGTGTAGTAAAAGCATGTTACGAAGGTGGAGTAAGAGCTTTCGAATTTACCAATCGCGGAGACTTCGCCCAAGATGTTTTTGCCGAATTAGTAAAATTTGCAGCAAAAGAATGTCCTGAAATGATTTTGGGAATCGGTTCTATCGTCGATCCAGGAACAGCATCTTTATATATACAGTTGGGAGCGAACTTTGTTGTCGGTCCGTTATTTAATCCTGAAATAGCAAAAGTATGTAACCGTCGTCTTATCCCTTATACTCCGGGATGCGGATCGGTATCTGAAATCGGATTTGCGCAGGAAGTCGGCTGTGATCTCTGTAAAGTATTCCCTGCCGGAAACGTCGGAGGCCCGTCATTCGTAAAAAATGTAAAAGCTCCTATGCCTTGGTCTATGCTTATGGTCACCGGAGCTGTAGAACCTACCGAAGAAAATCTCTCAGCATGGGTCAGAGCCGGAGTTACATGTGTAGGTATGGGCTCGAATCTCTTCCCTGCTGATATCATAAAAGCAAAAGACTGGGCTGCCATTACAAATAAATGTAAAGAGGCACTGGCAATTATTAAGAAATATAGATAA
- a CDS encoding MlaE family ABC transporter permease encodes MLKSLNKFGEYILLMGKVFSIPDRWSEFFRRYIMEVYQLVIDSIAIVVTISLFIGAVIAIQTSLNIMSPLIPPYTVGLITRDTLLLEFSSSIMCLILAGKIGSNIASEIGTMRVTEQIDALDIMGVNSANYLILPKITALVTFIPILVAFSMFTGLFGGYLVSIFTSIIPTSRYVYGLQSYFNEYYIWYSIIKSLFFGFVISSVASFYGYKVKGGALEVGQASTDSVVVSSVTILLLDVLLTKILLQ; translated from the coding sequence ATATTAAAATCGCTAAACAAGTTCGGCGAATATATTTTATTAATGGGTAAAGTTTTCTCGATTCCCGACCGATGGAGCGAATTTTTCAGACGATATATAATGGAAGTTTATCAACTCGTGATAGACTCTATTGCTATCGTGGTAACGATCTCTCTGTTTATCGGTGCTGTTATAGCCATACAGACATCTTTGAACATCATGTCTCCGTTGATTCCCCCCTATACGGTAGGTTTAATAACGAGAGATACCCTACTGCTCGAATTCTCATCATCTATAATGTGCCTTATCCTTGCAGGAAAAATAGGCTCTAACATCGCATCCGAAATAGGGACAATGCGAGTAACGGAACAGATAGACGCATTGGATATCATGGGAGTAAATTCGGCCAATTATCTTATCTTACCTAAAATCACGGCATTAGTAACGTTTATCCCCATCTTGGTAGCATTCAGCATGTTCACAGGATTGTTTGGAGGGTATCTGGTAAGTATTTTCACTTCAATTATTCCGACATCCCGCTATGTTTACGGACTACAATCATATTTCAATGAATATTATATCTGGTACTCGATCATCAAATCTCTTTTCTTCGGATTTGTGATTAGCAGCGTAGCATCTTTTTACGGCTATAAAGTAAAAGGCGGTGCTCTTGAGGTAGGGCAGGCAAGTACCGACTCTGTAGTCGTAAGCAGCGTAACAATCTTATTACTTGATGTCTTACTGACCAAAATATTATTGCAATGA
- a CDS encoding sugar kinase, translated as MSKKVVTFGEIMLRLATPGYQRFSQATEFTATFGGGEANVSVSLANYGMESEFVTRLPQNDIARSCEMDLHKHGVKTDHVIYGGDRLGIYFLETGAVARASKVVYDRAHSAIAEIKPGMIDWDEVFKGADWFHWTGITPALSQGAADACLEAIQAANRLGVTVSCDLNYRKNLWKYGKQASEIMPELVAGCDVILGNEEDAEKVFGIKPEGFDVAQTNGEVNATEFESVCTQLMKRFPRAQKVIITLRGSINANHNTWGGVLYSGGKLYQSPRYDITHIVDRVGGGDSFMGGLIYGLLTYTGDDQKALNFAVAASCLKHTIYGDFNLVTVEEVEKLMSGDASGRVSR; from the coding sequence ATGAGTAAAAAAGTAGTCACATTCGGAGAAATCATGTTGCGGTTGGCCACACCGGGTTACCAACGCTTCAGTCAGGCAACGGAATTCACAGCCACATTCGGAGGGGGAGAAGCCAACGTATCGGTATCGCTGGCCAATTACGGTATGGAATCGGAATTCGTAACCCGTCTGCCCCAAAACGATATAGCCAGAAGTTGCGAGATGGATCTCCATAAACACGGAGTAAAAACCGATCATGTCATTTACGGAGGCGACCGTCTGGGAATCTATTTCCTCGAAACGGGAGCGGTAGCCCGTGCCAGCAAGGTGGTTTATGACCGGGCACATTCGGCAATCGCCGAAATCAAACCGGGGATGATCGACTGGGACGAAGTCTTCAAGGGAGCTGACTGGTTTCACTGGACCGGTATTACCCCTGCACTTTCACAGGGTGCTGCCGATGCCTGTCTCGAAGCCATACAGGCAGCCAACCGTCTGGGCGTAACCGTATCGTGCGACCTGAACTACCGGAAAAACCTGTGGAAATACGGCAAACAGGCATCAGAAATCATGCCCGAGTTGGTAGCCGGCTGCGATGTCATACTGGGAAATGAAGAGGATGCGGAAAAGGTATTCGGTATCAAACCGGAAGGTTTCGACGTGGCACAGACCAATGGAGAGGTGAACGCCACCGAGTTCGAATCGGTATGTACTCAGTTGATGAAACGTTTTCCCCGAGCCCAAAAAGTCATCATTACGCTCCGCGGATCGATCAACGCCAACCACAACACATGGGGCGGTGTATTGTACAGCGGCGGGAAACTGTATCAATCCCCGCGTTACGATATTACCCATATTGTAGATCGTGTAGGAGGAGGCGACTCATTCATGGGCGGACTTATCTATGGGTTACTGACCTATACCGGAGACGATCAGAAAGCGTTGAACTTCGCTGTAGCGGCATCGTGTCTGAAACATACCATTTACGGAGACTTCAATTTGGTAACGGTAGAAGAGGTCGAGAAACTCATGAGCGGTGATGCTTCGGGGAGAGTGTCGAGATAA
- the pckA gene encoding phosphoenolpyruvate carboxykinase (ATP) yields MVKIDLSKYGITNVEKIIYNPSYDELFKAETDPSLTDYEKGIVTNTGAVAVKTGKFTGRSPKDKYTVKDKTTENTMWWDGKINKPISTEIWNELKQLVIKELSDKKKLYVVDAYCGANKDTRLKVRFIMEVAWQAHFVKNMFIRPTEEELKEFGEPDFIVLNGSKVTNPKWKEQGLNSEVFVVFNLTERMQIIGGTWYGGEMKKGMFSMMNYYLPLKGIASMHCSANVGLNGDVALFFGLSGTGKTTLSTDPKRLLIGDDEHGWDDNGVFNFEGGCYAKVINLSQENEPEIWSAIRRDALLENVTVHADGSIDYADKSITENTRVSYPIYHIDNIVEPSKAGHASKIIYLSADAYGVLPPVSILDEKQAQYHFISGYTSKLAGTERGITEPGPSFSPAFGEAFLTVHPMMYAAVLARKMKDHHCKAYLVNTGWNGTGKRISIKETRAIIDAILSGDIEKAPTKHIPILNLTIPTELPGVNSGILDPRDTYPNVEEWSKKAQSLANKYADNFVQYATTPEAEALIEFGPQREKK; encoded by the coding sequence ATGGTAAAAATAGATTTAAGTAAATACGGAATTACGAATGTAGAAAAAATCATCTATAATCCCTCATACGATGAACTTTTCAAAGCAGAAACCGATCCGTCACTCACCGATTATGAAAAAGGCATAGTAACCAACACCGGTGCTGTCGCAGTAAAAACAGGAAAGTTTACAGGAAGATCACCTAAAGACAAATATACGGTTAAAGATAAAACGACAGAAAATACCATGTGGTGGGACGGAAAAATCAACAAACCGATCTCCACTGAAATATGGAATGAGTTGAAACAGCTCGTAATTAAGGAACTATCCGATAAGAAAAAACTATATGTCGTAGATGCATATTGCGGAGCAAATAAAGACACTCGGTTAAAAGTCCGTTTCATTATGGAAGTTGCATGGCAGGCACATTTTGTGAAGAACATGTTCATACGTCCGACCGAAGAAGAGTTAAAAGAGTTCGGAGAACCGGATTTTATCGTACTCAACGGTTCTAAAGTTACCAATCCCAAATGGAAAGAACAAGGATTAAACTCCGAAGTCTTCGTTGTTTTCAATCTGACAGAACGTATGCAGATCATTGGGGGAACATGGTATGGCGGTGAAATGAAAAAAGGGATGTTCAGCATGATGAACTATTATCTGCCGTTAAAAGGAATAGCCTCTATGCACTGCTCTGCAAATGTCGGATTAAACGGAGATGTCGCTCTCTTTTTCGGATTATCCGGTACTGGGAAAACGACCTTGTCAACCGACCCGAAGCGTCTATTGATAGGAGATGACGAACACGGATGGGACGATAACGGAGTATTCAATTTTGAAGGAGGCTGCTACGCCAAAGTAATCAACCTAAGTCAAGAAAACGAACCGGAAATCTGGAGCGCAATACGAAGAGATGCTTTATTGGAAAATGTTACCGTACACGCCGACGGAAGTATCGATTATGCAGATAAGTCAATTACGGAAAATACTCGTGTCAGTTACCCCATTTATCATATAGACAACATCGTAGAGCCATCGAAAGCCGGGCATGCTTCCAAAATTATTTATTTATCGGCAGATGCATACGGTGTATTGCCTCCGGTATCGATACTTGATGAAAAACAGGCACAATATCATTTTATCAGCGGATATACATCAAAACTTGCCGGGACAGAACGAGGTATTACCGAACCAGGACCCTCTTTTTCCCCTGCATTCGGAGAAGCGTTCCTAACCGTGCATCCAATGATGTACGCTGCTGTATTAGCCAGAAAAATGAAAGATCATCATTGCAAGGCATATCTTGTAAACACCGGTTGGAATGGAACGGGAAAACGTATTTCGATCAAGGAAACCCGCGCTATTATCGATGCAATACTTTCGGGTGATATTGAAAAAGCCCCGACCAAGCATATTCCTATTCTCAATTTGACCATACCGACCGAACTGCCGGGAGTAAATTCTGGAATCCTCGATCCGAGAGATACTTACCCTAATGTCGAAGAATGGAGTAAAAAAGCACAATCTCTGGCCAATAAATATGCCGACAACTTTGTGCAATACGCCACAACACCCGAAGCCGAAGCATTGATAGAGTTCGGCCCTCAACGTGAAAAGAAATAA
- a CDS encoding glycosyltransferase family 2 protein, giving the protein MRKPDVAVIIPVYNTERYLSRCVDSVIAQTLENIEIILVDDGSSDNSGQIADAYTHKDSRIRVFHQKNMGAAEARRTGIRISIANYLFFVDSDDEILSTAVETLYHHCIDNNLDIAYGAYMRILSQKQYPVYHPFEKILSGEEFLSYILDLRSICGCFSMTRRDIWHDDVFTDSNIKLPSEDVLMNIKLSKYVNQAGIFNDIVYKYYCIDTSLSITGKLSNQILWKQYFEIIRTDLENRGLYEKYEKSVRIMEIDRLAFYLSRVDKNDDWVKQVLHCDSSDFPVKTRVLKMLLRYPVFCNFFIKANRFVKTKIKAISNV; this is encoded by the coding sequence ATGAGAAAACCTGACGTTGCAGTTATAATTCCTGTTTATAATACAGAAAGGTATTTATCACGTTGTGTTGATAGTGTAATTGCTCAGACATTGGAAAATATTGAAATTATACTTGTCGATGATGGTTCTTCTGATAATTCCGGTCAGATTGCAGATGCATATACACATAAAGATTCCCGAATAAGAGTTTTTCATCAAAAAAATATGGGAGCTGCTGAAGCACGACGTACAGGAATAAGGATTTCTATTGCAAACTATTTGTTTTTTGTGGATTCTGATGACGAAATACTTTCGACGGCTGTAGAAACATTGTATCATCATTGTATAGATAACAATCTCGATATTGCTTATGGTGCTTATATGAGGATTTTATCTCAAAAGCAATATCCGGTTTACCATCCTTTTGAAAAGATTCTGTCGGGAGAAGAGTTTTTATCCTATATTTTGGATTTAAGATCTATATGCGGTTGTTTCTCTATGACTCGTCGCGATATTTGGCATGATGATGTGTTTACTGATAGCAATATTAAACTTCCGAGTGAAGATGTATTGATGAATATCAAACTTTCGAAATATGTAAATCAGGCCGGAATATTTAATGATATTGTTTATAAATATTATTGTATCGATACATCGTTGTCGATAACAGGAAAGCTTAGTAATCAGATTCTTTGGAAACAATATTTTGAAATTATTCGAACCGATTTAGAGAATAGAGGTCTATATGAGAAGTATGAGAAATCGGTCCGTATTATGGAGATCGACAGATTAGCATTTTATTTATCACGTGTCGATAAAAATGATGATTGGGTAAAGCAAGTTCTTCATTGTGATTCTTCGGATTTTCCTGTTAAGACACGAGTATTAAAGATGTTGCTTCGTTATCCGGTATTTTGTAATTTTTTTATTAAAGCAAATCGCTTTGTTAAAACTAAAATAAAAGCTATCTCTAATGTATAA